One part of the Peromyscus leucopus breed LL Stock chromosome 19, UCI_PerLeu_2.1, whole genome shotgun sequence genome encodes these proteins:
- the Mro gene encoding protein maestro isoform X4, giving the protein MEQTQRLLSQLPPIPTSQAKKKRMPVKSFFSKVRKYKKVFLDLLVHGLYDPVSSEVIHESVKTLTIMLGKIQGQGLGSFFIDITLQTRTLLDDENDSVRYLAFVLFGQLAAFAGRKWKKFFTHQVNQTQDSLLTHLQDKSPQVAKACKTTVRACVPYLKLRKEQGFQSEEDQRNPRLSRQLSHYHPEVLLFFYANKIL; this is encoded by the exons atggagcaaacacagagactcctgagccagctccctcccatccccacttCGCAGGCCAAGAAGAAAAGGATGCCAGTGAAATCTTTCTTTTCCAAG GTGAGAAAGTACAAGAAAGTTTTCCTTGACCTCCTGGTGCATGGACTGTATGATCCTGTGAGTTCTGAAGTTATCCATGAGAGTGTGAAGACTCTGACCATCATGCTGGGCAAGATCCAAGGCCAAGGCCTGGGCTCCTTCTTCATAGACATCACCCTTCAGACCAGGACTTTATTGGATGAT GAGAATGACAGTGTGCGGTACTTGGCCTTTGTTCTGTTTGGGCAACTGGCTGCATTTgctgggaggaaatggaagaaatttTTCACCCACCAGGTTAACCAGACACAAGATTCCCTCCTGACCCATTTACAGGACAAAAGCCCTCAGGTTGCCAAG GCTTGCAAAACGACCGTTCGAGCCTGTGTTCCGTACCTGAAACTCAGGAAGGAGCAGGGTTTTCAAAGTGAAGAAGATCAGAGGAACCCCAGGCTTTCCCGGCAGCTG AGCCATTATCATCCTGAGGTCCTGCTCTTCTTCTATGCCAACAAGATCCTATAA
- the Mro gene encoding protein maestro isoform X2: protein MEQTQRLLSQLPPIPTSQAKKKRMPVKSFFSKVSWKLRLQKREPLKNAFFILAEKARDPNAKKRHLAMRCLGTMAREAPDKVRKYKKVFLDLLVHGLYDPVSSEVIHESVKTLTIMLGKIQGQGLGSFFIDITLQTRTLLDDENDSVRYLAFVLFGQLAAFAGRKWKKFFTHQVNQTQDSLLTHLQDKSPQVAKACKTTVRACVPYLKLRKEQGFQSEEDQRNPRLSRQLSHYHPEVLLFFYANKIL, encoded by the exons atggagcaaacacagagactcctgagccagctccctcccatccccacttCGCAGGCCAAGAAGAAAAGGATGCCAGTGAAATCTTTCTTTTCCAAG GTCTCTTGGAAACTGAGGTTGCAGAAGCGGGAGCCTTTGAAGAATGCGTTTTTCATCTTGGCAGAAAAAGCCCGGGATCCTAATGCTAAAAAGCGCCATCTGGCAATGAGATGCCTGGGCACCATGGCCCGTGAAGCCCCTGACAAG GTGAGAAAGTACAAGAAAGTTTTCCTTGACCTCCTGGTGCATGGACTGTATGATCCTGTGAGTTCTGAAGTTATCCATGAGAGTGTGAAGACTCTGACCATCATGCTGGGCAAGATCCAAGGCCAAGGCCTGGGCTCCTTCTTCATAGACATCACCCTTCAGACCAGGACTTTATTGGATGAT GAGAATGACAGTGTGCGGTACTTGGCCTTTGTTCTGTTTGGGCAACTGGCTGCATTTgctgggaggaaatggaagaaatttTTCACCCACCAGGTTAACCAGACACAAGATTCCCTCCTGACCCATTTACAGGACAAAAGCCCTCAGGTTGCCAAG GCTTGCAAAACGACCGTTCGAGCCTGTGTTCCGTACCTGAAACTCAGGAAGGAGCAGGGTTTTCAAAGTGAAGAAGATCAGAGGAACCCCAGGCTTTCCCGGCAGCTG AGCCATTATCATCCTGAGGTCCTGCTCTTCTTCTATGCCAACAAGATCCTATAA
- the Mro gene encoding protein maestro isoform X3: protein MEQTQRLLSQLPPIPTSQAKKKRMPVKSFFSKQVRKYKKVFLDLLVHGLYDPVSSEVIHESVKTLTIMLGKIQGQGLGSFFIDITLQTRTLLDDENDSVRYLAFVLFGQLAAFAGRKWKKFFTHQVNQTQDSLLTHLQDKSPQVAKACKTTVRACVPYLKLRKEQGFQSEEDQRNPRLSRQLSHYHPEVLLFFYANKIL from the exons atggagcaaacacagagactcctgagccagctccctcccatccccacttCGCAGGCCAAGAAGAAAAGGATGCCAGTGAAATCTTTCTTTTCCAAG CAGGTGAGAAAGTACAAGAAAGTTTTCCTTGACCTCCTGGTGCATGGACTGTATGATCCTGTGAGTTCTGAAGTTATCCATGAGAGTGTGAAGACTCTGACCATCATGCTGGGCAAGATCCAAGGCCAAGGCCTGGGCTCCTTCTTCATAGACATCACCCTTCAGACCAGGACTTTATTGGATGAT GAGAATGACAGTGTGCGGTACTTGGCCTTTGTTCTGTTTGGGCAACTGGCTGCATTTgctgggaggaaatggaagaaatttTTCACCCACCAGGTTAACCAGACACAAGATTCCCTCCTGACCCATTTACAGGACAAAAGCCCTCAGGTTGCCAAG GCTTGCAAAACGACCGTTCGAGCCTGTGTTCCGTACCTGAAACTCAGGAAGGAGCAGGGTTTTCAAAGTGAAGAAGATCAGAGGAACCCCAGGCTTTCCCGGCAGCTG AGCCATTATCATCCTGAGGTCCTGCTCTTCTTCTATGCCAACAAGATCCTATAA
- the Mro gene encoding protein maestro isoform X1 gives MEQTQRLLSQLPPIPTSQAKKKRMPVKSFFSKVSWKLRLQKREPLKNAFFILAEKARDPNAKKRHLAMRCLGTMAREAPDKQVRKYKKVFLDLLVHGLYDPVSSEVIHESVKTLTIMLGKIQGQGLGSFFIDITLQTRTLLDDENDSVRYLAFVLFGQLAAFAGRKWKKFFTHQVNQTQDSLLTHLQDKSPQVAKACKTTVRACVPYLKLRKEQGFQSEEDQRNPRLSRQLSHYHPEVLLFFYANKIL, from the exons atggagcaaacacagagactcctgagccagctccctcccatccccacttCGCAGGCCAAGAAGAAAAGGATGCCAGTGAAATCTTTCTTTTCCAAG GTCTCTTGGAAACTGAGGTTGCAGAAGCGGGAGCCTTTGAAGAATGCGTTTTTCATCTTGGCAGAAAAAGCCCGGGATCCTAATGCTAAAAAGCGCCATCTGGCAATGAGATGCCTGGGCACCATGGCCCGTGAAGCCCCTGACAAG CAGGTGAGAAAGTACAAGAAAGTTTTCCTTGACCTCCTGGTGCATGGACTGTATGATCCTGTGAGTTCTGAAGTTATCCATGAGAGTGTGAAGACTCTGACCATCATGCTGGGCAAGATCCAAGGCCAAGGCCTGGGCTCCTTCTTCATAGACATCACCCTTCAGACCAGGACTTTATTGGATGAT GAGAATGACAGTGTGCGGTACTTGGCCTTTGTTCTGTTTGGGCAACTGGCTGCATTTgctgggaggaaatggaagaaatttTTCACCCACCAGGTTAACCAGACACAAGATTCCCTCCTGACCCATTTACAGGACAAAAGCCCTCAGGTTGCCAAG GCTTGCAAAACGACCGTTCGAGCCTGTGTTCCGTACCTGAAACTCAGGAAGGAGCAGGGTTTTCAAAGTGAAGAAGATCAGAGGAACCCCAGGCTTTCCCGGCAGCTG AGCCATTATCATCCTGAGGTCCTGCTCTTCTTCTATGCCAACAAGATCCTATAA